The Tepidisphaeraceae bacterium genome includes the window GAAAAATCGTGGTACGACGCGCGCATGATCGTGAACTTCAAGGATGCCGCCGGTGCCCGCGTGGGCGCCCCGGCGACTCGTTCGCATCGCGGCAGTTCGAAGGGGGAGTGGCGGCAGGTGACGCAGAAATTGGCCGTGCCCGAGGGCGCCCGCCAAGCGGAGATCATGCCGTCGCTCTTTCAGGTCGCCAGCGGCACGTTCGACATCGACGACATCTCGGTCCGCCGCATGGATCCCGCCAAGCTGCCGAAAAAGTACGAGATGACCTCGCCCGTCGTCGCGCCACCGCCCGCCAACAAACTGCCGAAGCAGTTGCACGTCGACGGTAACCAGTTGAAGGACTCGGACGGCCAGCCCGTCTGGTTGCAGGGCCTGTCGGTCGACAGCCTGCAGTGGAGCCCGACCGGCGACCGCACGGTGCAGACGATCCGCGTGGCCGTCGAACAGTGGAAGGCCAGCTGCATCCGACTGGCGGTCAAAGAGGAGATCTGGTGGGGCAAGCTGGACACGCAGACCGATGGCGGTGCCCGATACCGCGAAGTGATCGATAGCGCGATCAACACCGCGGCGGGCCTGGGCGTCTACATCGTCATCGACCTGCACCGCTTCCGCGCGCCCGAGCAGCAGCACCTCGACTTCTGGGTCGAGTTTGCCAGCAAGTACAAGAACCACCCGGCCGTCATATTCGAGCTGTTCAACGAGCCGTACGGCATCACCTGGGACGTGTGGCGCAACGGCGGGCCCGTGAGCGAGAAGGTCAAGGTCAAGGCGGACGTTGCCACGGAGACGACCGAGGGCACGCGCACGTTCACCGCGATCGGCCTGCAGCAGATGTACGACGCCGTGCGCGCCGCCGGTGCGAACAACATCGTCGTGATCGGCGGGCTGGATTACAGCTACGACCTGTCGGGCATCCTCGACGGCCACGCGATCGACCCGGGCTCGACGGGCAACGGCATCGTCTACTCGACGCACGTTTACCCCTGGAAGAGCAAATGGCAGGAGAAGTTCCTCGACGTCGCCGCCAAGCATCCGATCTTCATGGGTGAGGTGGGCTGCCCGGAGAAGTGGTCGGACTTCGCCTTCATCCCAAAGGCCCAGCAGCGCGAGCCGCTCGGCCGGGACGCGATCTGGCCAAACGACATGATCGCGGTCATCCAGAAGCACAAGTTGAACTGGACGGCCTTCAGCTTTCATCCGCACTGCGGACCGAAGGCCATCGAGAACTGGGAGTACGAGCCAACCTACTACTGGGGTGCGTTCGTAAAGGACGCGCTGGCGGGCAAGCAGTTTGAATCCGATCGCCTTCGCTAGGCGGGCGAACAAACTCGACGGTCGCAACCCGCGGCACCGCGCTTCTGCCTATTTCCCATCGCGTCGAACAGCCTTCCGTCTGAGCAGCAGCAGCCAATCGCCACCTGCGGGTGCTGCAAAGGTGCGGTGGGCGTTGGTGACCTGGCCCATGCTGGCCCAGTTGCCGGCACGCGGGTCAAACCAGGAGGCAAACCAGTTATCGAAGTTGACCGCGTTGTCGATCGTGACGGAAGGTGTGGTCGCCGCAGCGTCATCGGTTTGCGGCGCGTCGCCGGTGGGATTTGCCAGGTAGATGATCAGCACGTCGTCCCCGCGGATCGCTTTAACCTTGGCAGGATTGTCGCCGACCAGCTCGTCGCAGGGCGTGAGACCGACCAGGTCGAGGCCTGTTTCCTTAAAGAAGCGGTGAACGTGTTTGAAGTCGTCGGCGCCGCCGGTGAGCAGCCCGGCCCGTTTGAGGTCGTTGTATCCCTGAATGCCCCCAAGCGTGTCGGCGGCGTAAGGCTTCCACGTCTCGCCACCGCCGTACGTCGCAACGCCACCCGAGAGCAGGCTGGCCCACATTAGTCGGCGGAAGAAGTAACGGACGTGCTCTGGGGGAATGTAGCTCTCGTACCGATCCTCGTCGTTAACGATCGGTCCGGTCGCGCCGCCGCTGCGATACTTCGAAATTTGCTTGCCCTGAACCTGGTCGACGTGCTCGAAGGTAACGATGTCCGACCACGACGCATCGGTGAACGCGTAGGTCTCCCGACGCGCCTGGTGATTGGTGAGCAGCGTGCCAAAACGCTCGGCGACGGCCCAATCGGTACCAAGGGCATCGACGGCACGGCGTAACTCAGCGTTATCCTTGAGGCCGCGATCGTTGGACAGGCACCACTGGACGTTGGGCAGCGCGCCGTACCGCGCGTGGACCTCACGGGTATAGGCGCGCACCAGGGCGTGCTCGGGGCTGGAAGGGTCTGCGTACGCCAGCAGTTTGCCGGTGTCTTCACCGAAGGGAATCAGTTGTACCTGCATCGACGGATGGCG containing:
- a CDS encoding cellulase family glycosylhydrolase, translated to MTVRWKQIKIAVMGLMLSLAPTAIAQQVATDEPQRIANGTFELASTDGTPNGWPATTDTVQWPVEQGNRFLRLQSVRPGEMVSVYQAVPLTAEDKAIDVSYRVRYDDVKLGEKSWYDARMIVNFKDAAGARVGAPATRSHRGSSKGEWRQVTQKLAVPEGARQAEIMPSLFQVASGTFDIDDISVRRMDPAKLPKKYEMTSPVVAPPPANKLPKQLHVDGNQLKDSDGQPVWLQGLSVDSLQWSPTGDRTVQTIRVAVEQWKASCIRLAVKEEIWWGKLDTQTDGGARYREVIDSAINTAAGLGVYIVIDLHRFRAPEQQHLDFWVEFASKYKNHPAVIFELFNEPYGITWDVWRNGGPVSEKVKVKADVATETTEGTRTFTAIGLQQMYDAVRAAGANNIVVIGGLDYSYDLSGILDGHAIDPGSTGNGIVYSTHVYPWKSKWQEKFLDVAAKHPIFMGEVGCPEKWSDFAFIPKAQQREPLGRDAIWPNDMIAVIQKHKLNWTAFSFHPHCGPKAIENWEYEPTYYWGAFVKDALAGKQFESDRLR
- a CDS encoding DUF4038 domain-containing protein: MTERRESAIVERPNLNSSLATEAAEAPLRGAYEVTLTASPVFTDAFLQNDLRVTFTRSNGTRVSVNGFYDGGTTFKARVYLDVVGDWSWRSSSSDAGLNAKSGTFTVVNRGNLPGKLRKSTRDPRQFVHDDGAWFLHLGDTGYRYINGTEANWQQYIDQAAETGFTKVRTWFGTPGDSGHGNSNGNIAYMFTTTGLNLAELRTADARLIYALDRHPSMQVQLIPFGEDTGKLLAYADPSSPEHALVRAYTREVHARYGALPNVQWCLSNDRGLKDNAELRRAVDALGTDWAVAERFGTLLTNHQARRETYAFTDASWSDIVTFEHVDQVQGKQISKYRSGGATGPIVNDEDRYESYIPPEHVRYFFRRLMWASLLSGGVATYGGGETWKPYAADTLGGIQGYNDLKRAGLLTGGADDFKHVHRFFKETGLDLVGLTPCDELVGDNPAKVKAIRGDDVLIIYLANPTGDAPQTDDAAATTPSVTIDNAVNFDNWFASWFDPRAGNWASMGQVTNAHRTFAAPAGGDWLLLLRRKAVRRDGK